Proteins from one Sabethes cyaneus chromosome 2, idSabCyanKW18_F2, whole genome shotgun sequence genomic window:
- the LOC128738041 gene encoding transcription factor Ken 2 codes for MLEVTMLTLHYHKHGECILQEIGAAFRGEHATDLLLICDGNQTFRAHKLVLAAASPLIRMILEETPVLDGITTVYFPGVQVYYFRLLLDFLYSGQVYVRSVDEYHHLQGLLALLQIKASIWKKSDGSNDNDSRKCEPHVDINRNEGIVSSHHSRRRSRSQDSLSGDSTNPKVSVKSERNSGSSEEGDRDDNEFLDEVDEAIIKSNNNLQHHQISRHDGDDDAGGGSGNDGSEPGGGERRDTRAGSTAEESAGRPTPTNLSGGSIGGCAGSCRRSGSGERDPEEEEDYELDVEGRDGEEADSAERRERRGESVVNRRRSSSDPVNLSIVKTQDADSDDANIDVETIGNAPTKNLLPPRYLDPFRSKRKAYYMHPDAEIPDAETPDTETPDNYVVTRRPTTTWRKRRPGFHNSPAQNPPFVPSYLGLDDLRTRKCFLPAPPTYLPDVRPGSPNSQRPTDIALAGGNHVSNNNNNNNRIRPPSTDNKLAVAPFVYPWPTAALAGLPGGPGELLGLQYVHGGPNAETSPAELIQQMKNFENSQAELNARSGNSGCAGSAGTGGGNGSGVVAGSGNMGGNTAVREYRCEYCGKTFGMSWNLKTHLRVHTGEKPFACRLCVAMFKQKAHLLKHLCSVHRNIINAPEAGGRYTCCFCTLYFESLQELVRHLSGHHNNLLLSKNLHE; via the exons TTACGATGCTGACGCTGCATTATCACAAACACGGCGAGTGCATACTCCAGGAAATCGGTGCAGCATTCCGGGGCGAGCATGCGACAGACCTTCTGCTGATCTGCGATGGCAATCAAACGTTCCGTGCGCACAAGCTGGTACTGGCAGCGGCCAGTCCACTTATCCG AATGATCCTGGAGGAAACGCCAGTCCTAGATGGCATCACGACAGTGTACTTTCCGGGCGTTCAAGTGTACTACTTTCGGCTACTGCTCGATTTTCTCTATTCCGGTCAGGTGTACGTGCGATCTGTCGACGAATACCACCACCTGCAAGGTCTGCTAGCACTACTGCAGATCAAGGCCAGTATTTGGAAGAAGAGTGACGGTTCCAACGACAATG ATTCCCGTAAATGTGAACCGCACGTGGATATCAACCGCAACGAAGGGATCGTGTCCAGCCATCATTCGCGGCGGCGTTCCCGGAGTCAGGATTCGCTGTCCGGCGACAGCACCAATCCGAAGGTCAGTGTCAAAAGCGAACGCAACTCGGGCAGCTCCGAGGAGGGCGATCGCGATGACAACGAGTTTCTGGACGAGGTGGATGAAGCAATCATCAAAAGCAACAACAACCTGCAGCACCATCAGATCAGCAGACATGACGGAGACGACGACGCGGGAGGTGGGAGTGGGAACGACGGAAGTGAACCAGGGGGAGGAGAACGACGAGATACCAGAGCTGGCTCGACGGCAGAGGAAAGCGCCGGTCGGCCAACGCCGACAAATTTAAGCGGAGGAAGTATCGGTGGCTGCGCTGGCAGCTGCCGCCGAAGTGGGAGCGGTGAACGAGACCCGGAGGAAGAAGAAGATTATGAGCTGGATGTTGAAGGTCGTGATGGCGAGGAGGCGGACAGTGCGGAACGGCGGGAACGGAGGGGCGAATCGGTGGTCAATCGAAGAAGAAGCTCGTCGGATCCGGTTAATCTGTCGATCGTGAAAACCCAGGATGCTGATTCGGATGACGCCAATATCGATGTGGAAACGATAGGAAATGCTCCGACCAAG AATCTGCTGCCTCCCCGATACCTTGACCCATTCCGTAGCAAACGGAAAGCGTACTACATGCACCCAGATGCGGAGATACCGGACGCTGAAACGCCTGACACTGAGACGCCGGATAACTACGTGGTGACGCGACGGCCCACGACCACGTGGCGAAAGCGTCGACCTGGTTTCCATAATTCGCCTGCCCAGAATCCGCCCTTCGTACCAAGCTATCTTGGTTTGGACGACCTAAGGACACGAAAGTGTTTCCTGCCCGCTCCGCCCACGTACCTGCCTG ACGTCCGGCCGGGTTCTCCAAACTCCCAGCGGCCCACCGATATTGCACTCGCCGGCGGCAACCATGTCagcaataacaataataataacaaccGGATACGCCCACCGAGCACCGATAACAAATTGGCGGTAGCTCCGTTCGTGTATCCATGGCCAACGGCGGCGCTGGCTGGACTGCCGGGAGGACCCGGTGAGCTGCTGGGGCTGCAATACGTTCACGGAGGACCAAATGCAGAGACAAGTCCGGCGGAGCTAATTCAGCAGATGAAAAACTTTGAGAACAGCCAAGCCGAGCTGAACGCTCGCTCTGGAAACAGTGGATGCGCAGGAAGCGCCGGAACAGGCGGTGGCAATGGATCGGGAGTAGTCGCCGGAAGCGGTAACATGGGCGGCAATACGGCTGTTCGTGAATACCGATGCGAGTACTGCGGGAAAACCTTCGGTATGAGTTGGAATTTGAAGACCCACCTGCGCGTTCACACCGGAGAGAAACCGTTCGCTTGCCGACTTTGTGTGGCAATGTTCAAACAGAAAGCCCATCTGCTGAAACATCTCTGTTCGGTGCATCGGAACATCATCAATGCACCGGAGGCAGGTGGCCGGTACACCTGCTGTTTCTGTACGCTGTACTTTGAGTCGCTACAGGAACTGGTGCGACATTTATCCGGGCACCACAATAACTTGCTACTAAGCAAGAACCTCCACGAATGA